The Streptomyces sp. NBC_00306 sequence TGGGTACGGGCCCGTAGTGGGTGACCGGCCAGCCTCGCTGCAGTCGCTGACCCGGCGGAAGCTCGGACTCCTCTGATGCGCGGTATTCCCGGCTTTCCGGCTGACCCATGTCTTCAATGGTGACAGACCGCATGGGGTGGTCATGACCAGGTCTGGCCCGATTCGGGCAACTCCTACTAAGGAGGCACTTACTGGACGGGCTCACGGACGCGATGGAAGGATGCGGCCACTTGCCCCGGTACCAAGCGCGGAAGGAGCCTCTGCGATGCAGGGCGACCCCGAGGTCATCGAGTTCCTCAATGAGCAGCTGACCGCCGAATTGACCGCGATCAACCAGTACTTCCTGCACGCGAAGATGCAGGAGAACTTCGGCTGGACGAAGCTTGCCAAGTACACCCGGTCGGAGTCGTTCGACGAGATGAAGCACGCGGAAGTGCTCACCGACCGGATTCTCTTCCTCGACGGACTTCCGAACTACCAGCGCCTGTTCCACGTGCGCATCGGCCAGACGGTCACCGAGATGTTCCAGGCGGACCGGCAGGTCGAGGTGGAGGCGATCGACCGTCTCCGGCGCGGTATCGACATCATGCGCGCCAAGGGTGATGTCACGTCCGCGAACATCTTCGAGTCGATCCTCGAGGACGAGGAGCACCACATCGACTATCTCGACACGCAGCTGGATCTGATCGAGAAGCTCGGTGAGCCGCTCTACATCGCGCAGCTGATCGAGCAGCCCGACAGCTGACGTACGCCGAGGGCCGCGGTCCAGGGCCCTCGCGGGCTCCGCGCGCCCCGGAAAGGCGGCAAGGCTAGGCGGCTTCGTCC is a genomic window containing:
- the bfr gene encoding bacterioferritin, which encodes MQGDPEVIEFLNEQLTAELTAINQYFLHAKMQENFGWTKLAKYTRSESFDEMKHAEVLTDRILFLDGLPNYQRLFHVRIGQTVTEMFQADRQVEVEAIDRLRRGIDIMRAKGDVTSANIFESILEDEEHHIDYLDTQLDLIEKLGEPLYIAQLIEQPDS